The Lacerta agilis isolate rLacAgi1 chromosome 5, rLacAgi1.pri, whole genome shotgun sequence genome has a segment encoding these proteins:
- the LOC117046260 gene encoding lysosomal acid lipase/cholesteryl ester hydrolase-like: MHSSGKTGPRPVVLLVHGILSEGRTWIVNPPNSSLGFALADAGCDVWLINTRGTSWSRRHKTLSIDQEEFWNFSFHEIAIYDIPATINFILHKTKEEGLYYIGQSQGGTLGLVAFSLRPQVAQKVKLFMALAPTYTFVGTSGPAAIFFNLPDGLIRLIWGTKEFVGFSNKRKRLNAKLCSYPVIDQICIQIIFLNSGCNPNNLNVSRVDVYTGILPDFASVKNMIHLAQVFKSKELKYFDYGSKNKAIYNTTTPPFYQIEDMVVPTAVWYGGHDIMSNRKDIQLLLPRISNLVFHKYIPEWQHADFLWGLDAPKKLYPDIFHLILKYK, translated from the exons gTCCTAGGCCAGTTGTTTTACTGGTACATGGTATTTTGAGTGAAGGTAGGACCTGGATTGTAAATCCTCCCAACAGTAGCCTAGGATTTGCTCTAGCAGATGCTGGCTGTGATGTTTGGTTAATAAATACTAGAGGGACCAGCTGGTCTAGGAGACACAAGACCCTATCAATTGACCAAGAAGAATTTTGGAATTTCAG CTTCCATGAAATTGCTATATATGATATTCCAGCAACAATAAATTTTATCCTGCACAAAACTAAGGAAGAAGGGTTGTATTATATCGGTCAGTCTCAGGGTGGGACACTTG GTTTAGTTGCCTTTTCACTCAGGCCACAGGTTGCTCAGAAAGTCAAGCTCTTCATGGCTTTGGCTCCTACCTACACATTTGTGGGCACCAGTGGACCTGCGGCGATATTTTTCAATCTTCCTGATGGATTAATCAGA cTGATATGGGGGACGAAAGAATTTGTCGGTTTTAGTAACAAACGGAAAAGACTGAATGCCAAGCTCTGTAGTTATCCAGTAATAGATCAGATTTGTATCCAAATTATTTTCCTGAACAGTGGATGCAATCCAAATAACTTAAATGTG AGTCGAGTAGATGTGTATACTGGAATTCTTCCCGATTTTGCTTCTGTAAAAAACATGATCCACTTGGCCCAG gtttttaaatcaaaagaactgaaatattttgactatggcagtaaGAACAAAGCTATATACAATACG ACCACTCCTCCATTCTATCAAATCGAAGACATGGTTGTGCCAACTGCTGTGTGGTATGGTGGACATGATATTATGTCAAACAGAAAGGACATTCAGCTGTTGCTTCCTCGAATCTCTAATTTGGTTTTCCATAAGTATATTCCTGAATGGCAGCATGCCGATTTTTTATGGGGTCTGGATGCTCCAAAGAAACTATACCCTGATATATTTCATCTGATACTGAAGTACAAATAA